A DNA window from Candidatus Roseilinea sp. contains the following coding sequences:
- a CDS encoding amino acid ABC transporter substrate-binding protein, with translation MSRTSRIFTFTCMLVVSLLAAACAAPPPAARPAAPQPPAAETIKIGALYGVTGGMSSIDAPGLNGMKLAAKQINAAGGILGKQIELIAIDGKTDQTATTNAASEMINVHKVVAIGGLNDSTFALAAGPIAQQAGIPFVTAGATLPTLPEQVGDFFFMAPFGDDAQAYAIADYAIDDLGAKTAYMLVDQAYDFTTALAKFFKERFTGRGGTIVLEDIYKSGDTDFSAQIAKVKALSPQPDVLFISAVPSEAGITTKQFREAGLTQPIISGDGFDTTLIAEVAGENADDVYYSTHAGLDNPDPKVQNFVKAYTEEYGRAPENAFAALGYDTLNLIADAIKRAGSTDPKAIRDALAATQGFNAVTGQITYTEGKRKPDKSVTIIKVQDGKYSFVKEIKP, from the coding sequence ATGTCCCGCACATCTCGCATATTTACGTTTACCTGTATGCTCGTTGTGTCGCTTTTGGCGGCCGCCTGTGCGGCGCCCCCGCCTGCTGCCCGACCTGCAGCTCCACAACCACCCGCGGCCGAAACGATCAAGATTGGCGCGCTCTACGGCGTGACCGGCGGCATGTCCTCGATAGATGCGCCGGGCCTGAACGGCATGAAGCTGGCCGCCAAGCAGATCAACGCCGCCGGCGGAATACTCGGCAAACAGATCGAGCTGATTGCCATTGATGGCAAGACCGACCAGACCGCCACCACAAACGCCGCCTCCGAAATGATCAACGTTCACAAAGTTGTCGCCATCGGTGGGTTGAACGACTCCACCTTCGCGCTGGCCGCCGGGCCGATCGCACAACAGGCCGGCATCCCCTTCGTCACCGCCGGCGCCACCTTGCCGACGTTGCCGGAGCAGGTCGGCGACTTCTTCTTCATGGCGCCGTTTGGCGACGACGCCCAGGCCTACGCCATCGCCGATTACGCCATTGACGACCTCGGCGCAAAGACGGCCTACATGCTGGTGGATCAAGCCTACGACTTCACCACCGCGCTGGCCAAATTCTTCAAGGAGCGCTTCACCGGCCGTGGCGGCACGATCGTGCTCGAAGACATCTACAAGTCCGGCGACACCGACTTCTCGGCCCAGATCGCCAAGGTGAAAGCGCTCAGCCCGCAGCCGGACGTGCTGTTCATCTCGGCCGTGCCCAGCGAAGCCGGCATCACAACGAAGCAATTCCGCGAGGCCGGCCTGACGCAGCCGATCATCTCCGGCGACGGCTTTGACACCACCCTGATCGCTGAGGTGGCCGGCGAGAACGCCGACGACGTGTACTACTCCACCCATGCCGGCTTGGACAACCCCGACCCGAAGGTGCAGAACTTCGTCAAGGCCTACACCGAAGAGTACGGCCGCGCGCCAGAGAACGCCTTCGCCGCATTGGGATACGACACCCTCAACCTGATCGCCGACGCCATTAAGCGCGCCGGCTCGACCGACCCGAAGGCGATCCGCGATGCGCTGGCCGCTACGCAAGGCTTCAACGCCGTCACCGGCCAGATCACTTACACAGAAGGCAAGCGCAAGCCTGATAAGTCGGTCACCATCATCAAGGTGCAAGACGGCAAATACTCCTTCGTCAAAGAGATTAAGCCGTAG
- a CDS encoding amidohydrolase: protein MDLTHIRILDHHAHNLLTPEAMAGFTLTAAFTEGYAQEIVSQHVRETLFFKRSLRQLAEALGCAPTLEGLLDAREQLGYEQIAQTLFDAGGFAALLLDDGFMPDRIMPTAWHNRFAPTYRFIRIEHLAAQLIAQHARWPMFAEAFRAALEARGPDVVGFKSIIAYRTGLGIAPPEEDAAQRCFGELRAQAERGLPVRIAHPPLNHWLVWTMMIIAARDGVPVQFHTGFGDPDLDLRMANPLHLRALFEHAPFRGAPVVLLHASYPFTREAGYLAAVYPNAYLDLGLALPYLSRAGMRFAVRAALELAPLSKIMFSTDAHLIPETFYLGARCGREIIADVLSQAIADGDLSAAEADAAALDILHRNAARLYFGQEHIGPA from the coding sequence ATGGACCTCACCCACATTCGCATCCTCGATCATCACGCGCACAACCTGCTGACGCCGGAGGCCATGGCCGGCTTCACGCTCACCGCCGCCTTCACCGAAGGCTATGCCCAAGAGATCGTTTCGCAGCACGTGCGCGAAACCCTGTTCTTCAAACGCAGCCTGCGCCAGCTCGCCGAGGCGCTCGGCTGCGCGCCGACGCTGGAAGGATTACTGGACGCACGCGAGCAGCTAGGCTACGAGCAAATCGCACAGACGCTGTTCGATGCCGGGGGGTTCGCAGCACTGCTGTTGGACGATGGCTTCATGCCCGATCGCATCATGCCCACCGCCTGGCACAACCGCTTCGCACCCACCTACCGCTTCATCCGCATTGAACACCTGGCCGCGCAATTGATCGCCCAACACGCGCGCTGGCCCATGTTTGCAGAGGCCTTCCGCGCGGCGCTGGAAGCGCGCGGCCCCGACGTGGTTGGCTTCAAAAGCATCATCGCCTACCGCACCGGCCTGGGCATCGCGCCGCCAGAAGAGGACGCTGCGCAGCGATGCTTTGGCGAACTGCGCGCCCAGGCCGAACGCGGCCTTCCGGTGCGCATAGCGCACCCCCCGCTCAACCACTGGCTGGTGTGGACGATGATGATCATCGCCGCGCGCGATGGCGTGCCGGTGCAGTTCCACACCGGCTTCGGCGACCCCGACCTCGACCTGCGCATGGCCAATCCCTTGCACCTGCGCGCGCTCTTCGAGCACGCCCCCTTTCGTGGTGCGCCGGTCGTGCTGCTGCACGCCAGCTACCCTTTCACGCGCGAGGCCGGCTACTTGGCGGCAGTCTATCCGAATGCTTACCTCGACCTCGGCTTGGCGCTGCCCTACCTCAGCCGAGCAGGCATGCGCTTTGCCGTGCGTGCTGCGCTGGAGCTGGCGCCGCTCAGCAAAATCATGTTCTCCACCGATGCTCACCTCATCCCAGAGACGTTCTACCTGGGCGCGCGCTGCGGGCGGGAGATCATCGCCGACGTGCTCTCTCAAGCAATCGCCGACGGCGACCTCTCGGCAGCCGAAGCGGACGCCGCCGCGCTGGACATCCTGCACCGCAACGCGGCGCGGCTTTACTTTGGTCAAGAGCACATTGGGCCGGCGTAG
- a CDS encoding branched-chain amino acid ABC transporter permease: MKRFAPLMLIVVVMGLAGLAQSALNDYYQRVLSVIAINIILAVSLNLTNGYSGDFSLGHAAFMAIGAYTSAILTLPARTKAAAMPDLPPWLAQAELPFIVAALVGAGLAALVAFLVGIPVLRLRGHYLAVATLGLMVIVQVVALNWQPVTRGARGISGLPPFTTPLWAYGWMLIAVAVLWRIVHSPLGRAMMAVREDELAAACRGVSVFRTRLLAFVCGALFASIAGALWAHLITAITPSSFSFLITFNVVAMVVIGGAGSISGSVIGAVLMTLLPELLRRVETTLAIGGQPLYGLSQIVIALMMLAVMLFRPQGLMGRRELPDMLGGRIGAQRAPSPAPAKAAGEASS, translated from the coding sequence ATGAAGCGCTTCGCGCCGCTGATGCTGATCGTCGTCGTGATGGGCTTGGCCGGCCTGGCACAATCGGCGCTGAACGACTACTACCAACGTGTGTTGTCGGTCATTGCGATCAACATCATCCTGGCCGTCAGCCTGAACCTGACCAACGGCTACAGCGGCGACTTCTCGTTGGGTCATGCAGCCTTCATGGCGATCGGCGCGTACACGTCGGCCATCCTCACTTTGCCGGCGCGCACCAAGGCTGCGGCAATGCCCGATCTGCCGCCATGGCTCGCTCAGGCGGAGCTGCCGTTCATCGTCGCCGCGCTGGTCGGCGCCGGCCTGGCGGCGCTGGTCGCGTTCCTGGTGGGCATTCCGGTGCTGCGCCTGCGTGGGCATTACCTGGCCGTGGCCACGTTGGGGCTGATGGTGATCGTGCAAGTGGTGGCGCTGAACTGGCAGCCGGTCACGCGCGGCGCGCGCGGCATCAGTGGCTTGCCGCCGTTTACCACGCCGTTGTGGGCCTACGGCTGGATGTTGATCGCCGTTGCGGTCCTCTGGCGGATCGTTCACTCGCCGCTGGGACGGGCGATGATGGCCGTGCGCGAAGACGAGCTGGCCGCGGCATGCCGCGGCGTGTCGGTCTTCCGCACGCGCCTCCTGGCCTTCGTATGTGGCGCGCTCTTCGCCAGCATCGCTGGCGCGCTGTGGGCGCACCTCATCACCGCAATCACCCCATCGTCGTTCTCCTTTCTCATCACCTTCAACGTGGTCGCAATGGTGGTGATCGGCGGCGCGGGCAGCATCAGCGGATCGGTGATCGGCGCCGTGCTGATGACGCTGCTGCCGGAACTGCTGCGCCGCGTCGAGACGACGCTGGCCATCGGCGGCCAGCCGCTCTATGGCCTCAGCCAGATCGTCATCGCATTGATGATGCTGGCGGTGATGCTCTTCCGCCCGCAAGGCTTGATGGGCCGACGGGAGTTGCCGGATATGCTGGGCGGACGGATCGGTGCGCAACGCGCGCCCTCGCCGGCACCCGCCAAGGCTGCGGGCGAAGCGTCATCCTGA
- a CDS encoding glutamine synthetase — MASANDILNLIREHHVRFVRFIWCDNANVIRAKAVRTTFIQPYLDGEGVGIAAAQQALPVMYDALAPGSGLTPAGEAHMRADWHTFTILPYAPGHARVLTDIYDGAQPWAHCPRSFLRRMIARAADHGLQVFAAFENEFSLLRPSEHGPQPFDTTVFCQTWALDQAAPIINAITDALEAQGLQVEMTYPESGPGQFELPVHYADALRAADNQIIFRETVKGVARQHGALASFVPKIYPDKAGNGAHLHLSLQRNGRSIVVEPDQPHMLTAEMRAFMAGVLHHLPALMALTTPSTNSFKRIRPRFWSGAYTCWGIGNREAALRAPQPAAGQPITNVELKTSDATANPYLSLGAVIAAGVDGLAKGMTLGEPVNGDPADLSEAERAARSIRQLPTTLGEAIAALEQDAVLLDALGDALARSYLAVRRAEWEAMKDLPHAEEVQLLLERY; from the coding sequence ATGGCCTCCGCAAACGACATTCTCAACCTCATTCGAGAGCACCACGTACGCTTCGTGCGCTTCATTTGGTGTGACAACGCCAACGTCATCCGCGCCAAAGCCGTGCGCACGACGTTCATTCAGCCCTACCTAGATGGCGAAGGGGTGGGCATCGCGGCTGCGCAGCAAGCACTGCCGGTAATGTATGACGCGCTCGCGCCGGGCAGCGGCCTCACCCCTGCCGGCGAGGCGCACATGCGCGCCGACTGGCACACGTTCACCATACTGCCCTACGCCCCCGGCCACGCCCGGGTGCTCACCGACATTTACGACGGCGCGCAGCCTTGGGCGCATTGCCCGCGCAGCTTCCTCCGCCGCATGATCGCCCGCGCTGCCGATCACGGCTTGCAGGTCTTTGCCGCCTTCGAGAACGAGTTCTCGCTCCTGCGTCCGTCAGAGCACGGTCCGCAGCCGTTCGACACCACCGTCTTCTGCCAGACCTGGGCGCTTGATCAGGCCGCGCCGATCATCAACGCCATCACCGATGCGCTGGAGGCGCAGGGGCTGCAGGTGGAGATGACCTACCCCGAATCCGGCCCCGGCCAGTTCGAGCTGCCGGTGCACTATGCCGATGCGCTGCGCGCCGCCGACAACCAGATCATCTTCCGCGAGACGGTGAAGGGTGTGGCGCGCCAACACGGCGCGCTAGCCTCGTTCGTCCCAAAGATCTATCCCGATAAAGCCGGCAACGGCGCACACCTGCACCTCAGCCTGCAACGCAACGGGCGCAGCATCGTGGTTGAACCGGACCAGCCGCACATGCTCACTGCCGAGATGCGCGCGTTCATGGCCGGCGTTCTGCATCACCTCCCCGCGCTGATGGCGCTGACTACCCCCAGCACCAACAGCTTCAAGCGCATCCGCCCGCGTTTCTGGAGCGGCGCATACACCTGTTGGGGCATCGGCAATCGCGAGGCGGCGCTGCGCGCGCCACAGCCCGCTGCCGGCCAGCCCATCACCAACGTGGAGCTGAAGACCTCGGACGCCACCGCCAACCCCTACCTGTCGCTCGGCGCAGTGATCGCCGCCGGCGTGGACGGCTTGGCGAAAGGCATGACGCTCGGCGAGCCGGTCAACGGCGATCCGGCCGATCTATCCGAGGCGGAACGCGCAGCGCGCAGCATCCGTCAACTCCCCACCACGCTGGGCGAAGCCATTGCTGCGCTAGAACAAGACGCTGTGTTGCTCGATGCCCTGGGCGACGCGTTGGCCCGCTCATACCTCGCCGTGCGCCGCGCCGAATGGGAGGCGATGAAAGACCTGCCCCATGCGGAAGAGGTGCAATTGCTGCTAGAGCGCTACTGA